DNA sequence from the Daphnia pulex isolate KAP4 chromosome 8, ASM2113471v1 genome:
CTTGACTGACTTAACCCACAGGTAGTAGGTGAACATTAAGGCAAAAATAGCAATGCCTTCATTGTCATAGCTTCCAGCTACTGAACGACTGATGTATCCAGGTACAATTGCAATGAAACAGGCTGCCAAAAGTCCAGCACCAGAGGACCAAAGTTCTTTGGTAAGGAAATATGTGGCTAAAGCTGTTAATCCACTATAATATATGTTCAGATTAGTGATATGATCAAACATTACAGTTAACTATTAAATACCTGAAAACAGGAGCGAGAAAAACACAGATATCCCTGATGTGGACAGGAATATTTAAAGCATGCAGGATGTAGTGAATTGAGCCAGATGTTATCATCAGGCCAGGATAGACTGTTCCACCAACAATTCTGCCTAATGGGTACCATGCTCGGTCATCAAACCAATTCAAGAAATTGTAGAAATTGTGTTGGACCATGTACGCTGTTGCTCTGTAATTAAACCtgaagaatgaaaaatgcattttagaGAAACCTTTATTTGTATTTACAATCAAGTTTTATACCAAGGATCGAATTCATGGATGATGCTTTCAAAACGGATGACAGCAAATAATCTTGAAGCAAAACCGGCGATACATGCTAGAGCAAGAATTGTAAATGTCAACAGACTTTTGTAACCCAATGCATTTAACAGTGTCGCTTTAGATTTAGTTTTAGATTTCGAAGCCGGCTTCGCCGTTACACTTGTCGCGGCCATAGCTATTTCCAACGACAGACGAACTTGGGCTACTAGGTTTTGTGATGTGTCAGATCATTTCCCCCAATGTAACAGAGCCACGTTGATAAGCTCACCTAGCGGAAAAATTTTTGGTGAGTACACAATCACCGGTGGCAATTtgcattaaaataatttgattaattgtCAAAAAGGGACTAGCAGCAGAAttctcaaaacattttttgtgttttctgaattttttcaagtatCCATATTGATTTTCCtccattaaaattaatgtttaaacATACGAACCGCATTCAGGTGTTTTATAGCGAAATGCAATACTGTATATTGCAgactaaatttgaaaaaggcaACTCGCCATAAGATTGTTTACACGGCGGGAACTGAACGTGAGGGAATTGTGTTGAATTGTATATCTTCAAGTCacgacaaaatattttcttgctgGTGATTGTGTTAGTCTTTTGATGGATGATCTGAATGAAGAATTAGTCGGGGGTGAGGAGGCTTCCTGTCAAGGAGATGAAGCCGAAGATGACGATGTTGATATATATCAAGATTTGCCAGAAGAAGACGAGACAATGGTCAAAGAATCTGATGCCAATTTTAACGTCATTGAGAGATTCAATAAGCTGCTGGAGCCCAAAAATCGGAAAGACGACgatttttatgaagaaaatcTCTCAGAAGAAGATGTTGATTTGTATGATGACCTAAATACCTTTGAGAAACAGTTAGCTGCCGAAGAGGTAACCATCCATATCTTTAAATTAATACATACATAACTAATAGAAAATGCATTAGCTCCAAGCCAAAGTTGAAATACTTGAACAAAAATGTTCAACTTTGGACAGCAAGAATGCTGAGTTAAAAGCTGAGCTTgacaaagtaaacaaaaagaacctGGCTCTGACACGTAACATTTCCTCCATCTATAAAACTGCCAAAGCTGAACTGAAGAGGAAGGATCGCCAACTGAAAGATCTTCAAAGAGAGTAAAGTCTGTACAAATTCTATTTCCAAAGACAGTTACTAATTTTACTGCCTTCTGTAATAGGCATGACACACTTATTTTCCGTAGAGGTGCAGCAAACAATAGAATGCCTCCACACAACAGTAACACTCCACCGACAAATACTAATCCTCTCCCTGCCAATAGTAGTATTCTTCCTACAAAAACTAGCATGCTCAATCCAGAGTACATGGCCAACCCTAGTCAGAATCCTGCAGCCATTCCAAGTTTCCATGAATTCAAGAGAGATACCGTCCTGGGTAATCTTGtcacaattgaaaatgaggTATTGCTTTTATTATAATCAGTGGAAACACACCAGCCtaataatcattttcttgTCCAGACAGAATGCACCTTTAAAATGGGACCTATAACACTTTCTTTCGCATCAGAAAGTTCAGATTTCCGGAAAAGGCGTTTAGAGCGCCTTGGAAATGTGGCCCATGGTAAAGGAATTGCTAGGCCCGATCCGAAATCTTCAAAAGAAAGAGTGAATGGCGAACCATCGTCGGAACAGCAGCCTGGGAGCAGCCAAGTCTTGCCAGAGTTGCTCGTGGAACGAGCCAACTTACTCAAACAGCTTTCCAACGCGAATGAGAATTTAGAGGAAGGCGAATTCACTGAAGAACCGACAGCAGAAACAGAAAGACAACCACAACAAGAATCTCGTGACATGTCCCGACGAAAAAACGTTACCCATTCTCGTGGAAGATCCCGTTCCAGATCCCGCAGTCCCATCGAtggccaaagaaaaaggagcgtAAGTGATGATAGACTCGATTCACGAAATTCCAGGTCTCACGACCGAAGACCTCCCAAACGTTCGCAGCGATCACCAGCCAAATCTTCGCGGTATCGAAACTCGGGGAATTCCCACTTCAATTCCCGTTCCAATCGACGCTGAAACGAAGATCTAGAGAAagaccattttcttttctttttttaattactataAATTGACTCGGGATTGAATCAAAATTGTCTAGTGTAACCTTTCGAGCTGTGCAAGTATTTCATTCGTataccttttattttctcatcgATGTAATCATtggaaagaaaatacaaagtttaaaacagaaatatctGAGTATTAGTCATGAAGTAGTAGAAGGTAGGCGAGTCCAAGGGCGACGACACGGTGTCTATGTCTACACCCTCGGTCGTTTCAGTCGATATTTGCTcaagactttttattttctgttgggTAAACAAATGCGAGGCAGCATGAAACTACACCTCgcatgtgtttctttttcctttcgtcgTGAACGACCGAATGGCGACGAAGAGGAATCTTAAGTTTTAGTGACCAGAGTTTGTCGGTCGAGAACCAACACGGAAAGAGGGACGGAatgaattccctttttttcctttgaaacagaaaaaaaaataaaccgtcCACTCACAAAaccccaaagaaaaatactttcgttttgtttggttATCCAATTGACACCTGGGTCCGCCTCGGAAGAAGAATTGAAGACAGGAGGGGGGACAACCACCTTTCTCGACGAGTTGATTTTAGTAGATACAGTCCGTGAAGAAGACACACCATCGGTGAAAATGATTCGATATCTATTTACAGCTCTTTTGTCTGTCACTTTACAGCACTAAACACAATACAGTACTACTACGCACAGacttattactttttttttttgttttgcttataCATCAGTCAATGGGAATGATGGGTAATGAGGAGGGGGGGAGACAATAATGGAGAGAGAGTAATAAGGAAAATTGAGGGGTTTCAaagtgctttttttttgtttttttggtggtggtggtggtgggggagagagagagagaaatagaaggTGTCGtgaaaattgtaaaatcaACGAATTGCGATCTGGGGGAGCGGATTATTGCGCAggtggacacacacacaaatgaaacggattaataaaaaatacacacatgGTGAATGTTCGTGAACGTTGTGCCAGTGAAGCAACCGGCTAATAACCGTGGCGAttacaataaacaattcaaGAGGAGgcgaaaaatgattttgttttaactaaacaaaaaagtgggGGGAAAATGAGGAGACGAGTATAGAGAAACGGGAGATAAATATGATACAACTGTCCGATTAAATTTGATACGGGCCTACAATGAAATAACCTCGTCTTTTAGAGTGCTCAAttgcaaataaaaagtaaaaacaattcaGGAGAGCAGTCACTGGCGCTCGacgacaatttaaaaaacaaaacaaaatcttattttttgttttcaagtcacgaacttcatttttcttttgacaggattttggtttgattttcgTGTAATTGTAAGTTCCACTTTAAACTCCGGTAGGCGGAGTAAGCGGACTCCAACCCTGTCTTGGTGAACTGTGATCGCTGAAACTTTCAGAGAGAAGATCTTCCTTGACCTGGACTTGCTGTTGAAGAACtacctgctgttgttgttgttgttgttgtacctgCTGATGAGATTCGAATCCAGGACTGGAACTGGTAGATGCTGACCTTTCAACCGCCACTGGCGAGACTTGCTGgtactgctgttgttggtgaggttgttgctgctgttggcatCCGGCGTTGTTGTAGAATCCGCAATTCTCTCCGCTGCCGAAAAAGTAGTGACCCGACGGGTAGGAGCCCGGCAATGCCACGGGATAGCCGGCCGAAGAAAATGGCAGTCCGAAATCGGTGCTGTGGTGGGCTGTCGGTGCTCCGCCGTAATGTGACGACGACATGTATCCAGCGCCGTAAGCGGCCGCCGGATTGGTGCTgtagtgttgttgttgatgctggAAAGGTTCGCCAGCCGACGAAAGCCACGGCAATTGATGATTGCTGGCCCAGCTGCTGCCGCCTGATCCAGCTGAGGATGTCGACGCTCCCAGAGTGCCGACCGCTCCGtttgtgatgttgttgttgttgttattgctgATGGGTGGCGAGccggaagaagacgaagaagaagctgctgctgctgctgcggccgccgcagccgccgccgccgctgcagcagcggctgcCGCATTATTAGCCCCGCAATTCCAGTTGTTGGTAGTCCAGCTGGCCGCCGTGTTGTTGTATCCACCCGACTGCACCGCATTGTGGTGTGGGCCGCCGTACGGCGTACTAGGCGTCGTCTGACTTGCACTGATTGGATAAGAAcctgatgaaataaaaagaaaccaaataaaTTCCCGTGTCACGCACCAAGAAATTCACcattttctcgtatacatttGACGAGTAGCACAAGCCAAACACGCAAATAGTCTCTGTGTATATCGGCTGGGCCCATCTCGGCGGTTAATTGAACGCAACCAAATGGATCCATCCGCCCCTTCCGCCATCATTCGGGCCATCAACagtataagaaagaaagaaagaaaaaagggactgCTGCTGGTATACAATAACTTACTAGTACTACTACTGAGGGACCACtgctattttcttttatttcttttctccttcatctTTATGCTTCGTCAAAGGGTCGTAAACCGTTTGGGGGGTTTATCCAAATGAAATAACATTGGCCTATCATATAACCCACCCGCCCCTGACttactacttcttcttcttctaccagCGATTATAATACTAGACGACtctcttcttatatatatatatattcccgAAACAAAAACCGGGTAGCCAAAGAAACTCTCTTCGGTTGGCaagaagtgtgtgtgtgtgtgtgacagtATATAGGACCCCATGCCGCCCGTTAATGGTTATTACACGTTGATCATTTCAAGTTGCCGCCGTCTTCTCCAGATACAAACCCGAAAGAAGCGGACCCCgtctccattttttatttttttactttcgtcAACTTGGAAATTGACCCGCAGGAATGCGCGCGCATCGACTTTAATTGGACTCTCGATAGGTCAGTCCCAGATACAGTCCCAACCCCGTGTATACATCATAATAAGGTTATATCTACAATTATATAGAACTACgcgcatgtgtgtgtgtgtgttgcattTATAGGTGcggtaaaagaaagaagaagatgttgtttcttcttgaaatcataaaaataagaaatgcaaTAATAACGGGAGCTTCAAATTATCACTCGTcgatgatttgaattttctttcgacttgcgatgtttttttaatactttaatGACTGATCCATCTTCAACCTGTCGCCGATGGAAATTcgattcaaatattttaccatttttttgggggggaaggGAAACTATTGGGTCCGGGCcgcaagaagaaattgaagagtCGGGGGGTGCTAAATGGTGATTGCAAGTCACACTGGCTCACTAACGAGGAAATCAAagacggaagaaaagagatacCGAGAGACGGTCGATTTCTTCGATTTTGTCGCTCGACATTTTCCGATACGAtttcccgtgtgtgtgtgtctctactctctaccgcaaaattttccttttttttctaacgacTCTGCTAATAAAAACAACCCCTTCCAATCCGCTGGATGAAAAgaaccgtaaaaaaaaaatggaaattctaAACTCTCCGAAACgccaaatgtttcaaaaagaaaaagccgaccaactacaacaacatcTCCACCCCTACACACATCTAATCAGCGTTCTCGGAAGATTGTCACACAATTCCCATTTTGTAGTAAACGTATTGAatcaccaaaaagaaatatctttGTGGcttcattttttgggtttttttacgACCGAAATTAGGCCATCGGAGAGGTTAAAGCGCCAATGTCTCTCGCACAATCGCCGAAGCCGTGACCCCTCTTGTGCATATACCTGATGACTGAGGGTGATTATATAT
Encoded proteins:
- the LOC124199874 gene encoding uncharacterized protein LOC124199874, which gives rise to MDDLNEELVGGEEASCQGDEAEDDDVDIYQDLPEEDETMVKESDANFNVIERFNKLLEPKNRKDDDFYEENLSEEDVDLYDDLNTFEKQLAAEELQAKVEILEQKCSTLDSKNAELKAELDKVNKKNLALTRNISSIYKTAKAELKRKDRQLKDLQREHDTLIFRRGAANNRMPPHNSNTPPTNTNPLPANSSILPTKTSMLNPEYMANPSQNPAAIPSFHEFKRDTVLGNLVTIENETECTFKMGPITLSFASESSDFRKRRLERLGNVAHGKGIARPDPKSSKERVNGEPSSEQQPGSSQVLPELLVERANLLKQLSNANENLEEGEFTEEPTAETERQPQQESRDMSRRKNVTHSRGRSRSRSRSPIDGQRKRSVSDDRLDSRNSRSHDRRPPKRSQRSPAKSSRYRNSGNSHFNSRSNRR